Proteins encoded together in one Lathyrus oleraceus cultivar Zhongwan6 chromosome 5, CAAS_Psat_ZW6_1.0, whole genome shotgun sequence window:
- the LOC127081399 gene encoding small heat shock protein, chloroplastic-like yields MAQALSLSTIASPILSQKPCNSLKNTPPCMTTFPLKRQLPRLGLRNVRAQAGGDGDNKDNSVEVHRVNKDDQGTAVERKPRRSSIDISPFGLLDPWSPMRSMRQMLDTMDRIFEDAITIPGRNIGGGEIRVPWDIKDEEHEIRMRFDMPGVSKEDVKVSVEDDVLVIKSDHREENGGEDSWSRKSYSCYDTRLKLPDNCEKEKVKAELKDGVLYITIPKTKIERKVIDVQIQ; encoded by the coding sequence ATGGCTCAGGCACTGTCATTGTCAACAATTGCTTCACCTATTCTGTCCCAAAAACCATGCAACTCTCTCAAAAATACACCACCTTGCATGACCACATTTCCATTAAAGAGGCAATTGCCGAGGCTAGGACTGAGAAATGTGAGAGCTCAGGCTGGTGGTGATGGTGATAACAAAGATAACTCCGTGGAAGTTCATCGTGTTAACAAAGACGATCAAGGAACTGCTGTAGAAAGAAAGCCTCGCAGAAGTTCCATCGATATTTCACCATTTGGTTTATTGGACCCATGGTCACCTATGAGAAGCATGCGTCAGATGCTGGACACAATGGACAGAATTTTCGAAGATGCAATCACAATTCCTGGAAGAAACATTGGAGGAGGTGAGATTCGTGTCCCTTGGGACATCAAAGATGAAGAACATGAAATCAGAATGCGTTTTGATATGCCTGGTGTTTCTAAGGAAGACGTTAAAGTGTCAGTTGAAGATGATGTTCTTGTCATAAAAAGTGATCATAGAGAGGAAAATGGTGGAGAAGATAGTTGGTCAAGAAAGAGTTATAGTTGTTATGATACTCGTCTCAAGCTTCCTGATAACTGTGAGAAAGAGAAGGTTAAAGCTGAGTTGAAAGATGGTGTGCTTTATATTACTATTCCTAAGACTAAAATTGAACGCAAGGTTATTGATGTTCAAATTCAGTGA